From the genome of Malus domestica chromosome 04, GDT2T_hap1, one region includes:
- the LOC108173219 gene encoding probable LRR receptor-like serine/threonine-protein kinase At3g47570: MVAHVGDFGLARFLFETSDDPSFSQTMSSQLKGSIGYIPPEYGTGGQVSILGDVYSYGILLLEMFTRKRPTNDMFKGGLSIYQFVPMALPDHVMDVVDHSIILDLETDGDVNNDIVREQTPSRRNNGGSVKAMKLKECLVSVMQIGLSCCAMSPRERMLMDVVVRKMSAIRDSYLKV; the protein is encoded by the exons ATGGTAGCTCATGTTGGGGATTTTGGTTTAGCAAGGTTCCTCTTTGAAACATCAGATGACCCCTCATTCAGTCAAACAATGTCATCTCAGCTCAAGGGTTCTATAGGCTACATTCCTCCAG AGTACGGCACAGGAGGCCAAGTTTCCATACTTGGAGATGTTTACAGCTATGGGATACTATTGCTGGAAATGTTCACAAGAAAAAGACCTACCAATGACATGTTTAAAGGTGGTCTAAGCATTTACCAATTTGTACCCATGGCTTTGCCTGACCATGTCATGGACGTTGTTGACCATTCAATTATCCTCGACCTCGAAACAGATGGTGATGTCAACAATGACATAGTGCGAGAACAAACTCCATCCAGACGTAACAATGGTGGCTCGGTGAAAGCAATGAAATTAAAGGAATGCTTGGTTTCAGTGATGCAGATAGGACTCTCTTGTTGTGCAATGTCACCAAGGGAGCGGATGCTGATGGACGTGGTTGTCAGAAAAATGAGCGCAATCAGAGACTCGTACCTTAAAGTTTAA